TGGACCTCCTCGATCTCGAAATCGGGCTCGCGCACGCTCGGGGGAACGAATCGGGCGAGCATGACGAGCCCGGGAACGGATGCGGCGATCGTGGCGACGAAGAAGGGCGTCCAACCGATCGCGTCGACGAGGATCCCGGCGGGCGCGCCCGCGAGCGTTCGGCCGAGGGCGAAGATGCTCGCGAAGAGCGCATATTGCGTCGCCGAGAACCGCTTCTGGGTGAGGCGGATCAGGAAGACGTCGAGGGCGCCGGTCGCCATCCCCTGGCATCCCGTCTCGAGCGCCGTCGCCGCGTACATGAGGATTCGATGGGAGAAAGGCTGGGCTCCCCCGCTCGCCGGCCCGGCACAGGCGCCGAGGCCCGCCGCGCCGATCCGGTCGACGGCGATGTATCCGACGCACGCGACCGCCTGCAGCATTCCGAAGATCCAGAGGGCGCGCCCGATTCCGATCCGCCGCGTGAGGGCCGCCCCGAAGATCGTTCCGGCGATGATGCAGATCAGGCCGATCGTGGCGGTCGCCAGACCCACGTCGGCGGGGGAAAAGCACTTCTCGATCAGGAAGGGGCGGATCAGCGCCGTCGCCATGTTGTCGCCGAGCTTGTACAGGAGGATGAACGCGATGATCTCCGGCGCGCGGGGTTTCCGGAACAGGGACACGAACGGATCGAAAACCGCCGCGCGGAGAGTCGGAGGAGGCTGGATGCGCGCGGGAGGCTCGGGCGACGCGACGACGACGCCCGCCAGGGGCACGTACAGGAGGGCGAGTCCGATGAAGACGGCCGGCCATCCGAACTTCTGGCCGATCGTGATCGCGACGGCGCCCGCCGTGAGCATCGCGACCCGGTAGAGGGCGACGCGGCCTCCGACCGCGACGCCCAGCTCGTTCTTTTCGAGGACCTCGACGGCGTAGCCGTCGATCGCGATGTCCTGGCTCGCCGAGGAGAACGCGATGAAGATCGCGAGAGCGGCGACGACCGGGACGGTCGGGCTCTCCGCCTCGCGCGCGAGTCCGAGGAGCCCCGCGATGAGCAGGATCTGGAAGAGCAGCATCCAGGACCGTTTTCGGCCGAGGAACGGCAGCCGGTAGCGGTCCATCAGCGGCGCCCAGAGGAATTTCAGGGTCCACGGCGCCTGGGCCAGCGTGAAGAGCCCGATCGTCTTGATGTCCACGCCCCGGTACTTGAGCCACGCGGGAAGAGCGATCCAGACGAGCCCGAGCGGCAGCCCGGAGGAGAACGACTGGAGAACCACGGCGCCGATCCGCCAGGAGCCGGCCGCCGCGCGCAGGCTCGCGGCCGCGCCGACGCGCTTCCGGGAGTCCGTCATCGATCCGGTCGTCGCCCGATCGCGCTCACTCTGGAGAGGTGTTGACGATCGCCCAGAAGACCAGATCCGTCGCCTTCGGCTCCTTGCCGAGCATCCGGACCATCGAGGCGATCTGCCCGCGGTGATACGAGGCGTGGTTGACCGCGTGCCGGAAGACCGCCCAGACCGGCACCCTCTTCGTCTTCCCCTGGAGGTTCGTGTAGGCCAGGATCTTCTCGCGGTCCGCCGCGGAGGACTCCCGGACGCGCTCCGCGAGCGTCGTGTCGGCCGCGCGGAGCATCGCGACCGCCTCCTCGCGCCGCGGAAGATCGGCCGCCGTCAGGAGCCGCTCCGGCGACCGGCCGGCGAACCGTTCGTCCCAGGCGCGGGTCGCGGAGGCGAGGTGGGCGAGCGTGTCGGCCACCGAAGGCCACCCGCCGCCGAGAACGCGGGCGTACTCCTCCTCGGAGAGCGTTTCGACGGACGCGATCATCCGGTCGTTCGCCCAGGCGTTGTAGGCGTAGAGATCGGCGAGGTCGTCGCGGATCAGCATCGGGGATCTTCGACGATCCGGTGAGAGAGCGTTCCGAGCCCCTCCACCGCGAGCGAGATCGAGTCGCCGGGCCGGAGCCACTGGTCGTGCGTGATCTTCGAGCCGTTCAGCTCGAGGAAGCAGCCCGTCCCGACCGTCCCCGAGCCGATCACGTCGCCCGGGTAGAGCGTCACGCCGTCGCCCGCGCGCTCGAGGATCTGCGCGAACGTCCAGTTCATCTGATCCGCGTTCCCCGACGAGACGCGGACGCCGTTGACCTCGGCGGTCATCCCGGCGTGGAAGACGTTTCCCGACGGAGAGGCCGTCAGCCGCGGCGCCAGCTCGTCGATCGTGACGAGCCATGGCCCGATCGCGGTCGCGAAGTCCTTCCCCTTGGCGGGCCCGAGATTGAGCTTCATCTCCTCCATCTGGAGGGCCCGCGCCGAGAAGTCGTTCATGATCGTATAGCCGAAGATCGCCGTGTCGGCTTCGGTGACCGAAGGATTCCGGACCTCGCGGCCGACCACGACGGCGATCTCGAGCTCGAAATCGAGAAGCTCGAGCCGGCGGCGTCCGACGCGCAGCTCCCCCGGGCCGATGACCGCCTGGTGGTTCGTGAAATAGAAGACCGGAAAGGCGTCGAACTCCTCGATCATCGGAAGGCCGCGGTTGCGCCGCGCGGTTTCGACGTGCTGCCGAAAGGCGTATCCGTCGCGCATCGACGGAGGTCGTGGGATCGGAGCGAGGAGCCTCGCTTCTTCCGGCGGAACGATCGCGCGCCCGGGAACCGGGCCGGCGACGACGCTCCGGGCGAGTGGCAGGAGCGCCGCTGAGCGCCGGACGAGCTCGAGCATCGGCACGTTCAGCTCCGGGACGAGCAACCCGAAGGCGACGATTCCGCGTTCCGTGACGGCGCCGATCGCCTCGGTGCCGCCGCGCTCGAAGGTGACGAGCTTCATCGCGGGCATTCTACAATCCGCGCATGCCCGCAGCCGACGGACTCCCGCGTTCGTGTTCGCGCCCGGCGCCGCCCTCGTCGTCGTCCGCTTCCGGCGTTCCGCGTCTCCGATGATCTTGCGGAAGGTTCGGCGCGGCTGATACATTCGCCGCCCGGATCGATCACATGTCCGAATACACGGCGATCTTCGACGCGCGGGGCGGCCACTACAACCTCGCCAACCAGCGATATCCGCTCGCCCGCGCCGAGGAAGCGCGGGCGGTCCTCGAACATCTGGAGCTTCCGCCGGCGGGAAGGGCGCCGTGGCTCGATCTCGCGGCCGGCGGCGGGTACCTCGCCGAGCGTGCCCGCGCGGAAGGATTCGGCTCCCCCGCGTTCGCGTGCGACGCGTCCCTCCCCTTTCTCCGGGAATCGACCGGGTACCGCGGCCGCGCGATCTCGCAGTACGAGCGGCTGCCGTTCGGCGAACGGACGTTCTCGGCGGCCGGGTGCCTCGCCGCGCTCCATCACGCCGAGGATCCCGCCGCCGTCGCCGCCGAGATGCTCCGCGTGATCACGCCGGGAGGTCGCGCGGCGATCGGCGACGTCGCGCCGGGCTCCGCTCCCGCCGCCTTCCTGAACGGCTTCGTCGACCGGCACACGGACACCGGACATCACGGACGATTCGTCCCGGCGGAGCACCTGGGCGCCGCGTTCGCTTCCGCCGGGGGACGGCGAGTTCGCATCGAAGATCGGGAGGTCGCCTGGCATTTCCCTTCGCGGGAGGCGGCCGTCGACTTCTCCCGGGAACTCTTCGGCGTTCGGCCCGGGACGACCGACGAACAGATCGCCGAGGGGCTCGCCCTTGTCGGGCTCGCGGGAGACGCGCCGGACGTGCGCCTCCCCTGGAGGATGGTCTTTGTCTCCGCCGAGCGCTGAAGGAACCGCGGCGACGCTGCTCGAGGCCCTCGCCTCGGCCGCTCGCCGGGCTCCGTCGAAAACCGCCCTTCGACGCGGCGCCGACGCGCTCACGTACGACGGGCTCCTCCGCGAGATCGACGAGCGGGCGGCGAGGATCTCGGCGCGCAAGGGGTGGATCGCGCTCGACGCGTCGGATCCGGTCGCCTTCGTCGCGGGCCTCTTCGCGGCGCGCGCCGCGGGACGAGGAGCGATCGCCCACGGCGCCCAGGTTCCCGCGCTCCTTCGGGAGCGCCGCGAAGCGCTCCTCGCGGGCTGGAGGGCGGCCGAAGGGGTCGAGGCGACCGTCTTCTTCTCTTCGGGGAGCGTCGGCGACGGGAGGGCGATCCCGCTGGGCGACCGTCCGCTGCTCGCCGCCGCCACGGGTTATCCCCGCCCCCCCGAGATCGTGGAGACGGACCGGGTCGCCGTCGGGGTGTCGACGGCGCACGTCTTCGGGCTCGTGCGCGGCACGCTCCACCCGCTCATCCTCGGCGCGGAAGTCGTCTTCTTCTCGCCCCGACGCGATCCGCTCGCCGAGGCGGAGGCGCTGGGCGCGACGGTGGCCCTGCTCGCCGGCCCGCACGTGAAGCTCGCGGCGCGCTCCTCGCGGCGGACCCGGCTTCGCGCGGTCTTCTCCGGGGGCGGGTCGATCCCGGAAGAGGCGGTCGCCGCCGTCGAGCAGCGCCGCGGGGTGCCCGTTCGGCTCGGGTACGGGCTGACGGAATCGGCGGGGCTCGGATCACGCCAGAGGCTCTCCGAACGCCGCCGTCCGGGAACGAGCGGCCGACCCGCGGCCGGTCTGGCGGTCTCGATCGTCGATCCGGAGACGGGCGCCGACCTGCCCCCCGGCGAGACGGGGGAAATCCGACTCGCCGGAGACAGCGTCTTTTCCGGTTACGCCGGTCCCTCGGCCGCGGACCCGTTCGACGGACGCGGACGGCTCGCCACGGGCGATCTCGGCTACTTCGACGACCAAGGAGAGCTGGTCGTGCGGGGACGACGCGAGTTTTCCCTCGTCATCCAGGGACGGACCGTGTGCGCCGAAGAGATCGAAATGGCGATCGCCGAGCATCCATCGGTCTCGGACGTGGCCGTTTCCCCCGATGACGACGGGTTCGCCGTGCTCTTCGTGCCGAACGAGAACGAACCGGGCGGCGTGGAGACCGTTCGCGAATTCGTGCAGCTCCGGCTGCCGGCCTTCGCCCGGCCCCGGAAGGTCGTTTCGGTCGAATCGCTTCCCCGAAACTCCTCGGGAAAGCTCGATCGGCGGATCGTTTCCTCGTGGCTGGCGTGAGAAGCGCCACGGGGATCCCCGCCGCTCCGACTCCCTTCTACCTGTATGAGCCGGAGCGGCTGGCGGCCGACGCCCGCCGGTGGAAGGATGCCGCGGCCGGGCGCGCCCGGCTGTTCTATCCCTACAAGACCAACCGCCATCCGCCCGTCCTCGACTTCCTCGCGCGCGAAGGATTCGGCGCCGAGATCAACATCGCCGCCGATCTGCCCGACGCCCTCGCCCGGGGCCTCTCGGGAGATCGGCTCCTCGTCCAGGGCCCGGCGAAGGGAGCGGAGCTCGTCGACCGCGTCATCGCCGCCGGGGGAACGCTCGTCGCCGACGGCCCCGAAGACCTCGCGTCGATCCTCGTGCGGGCGCGGGAAGCGGGCCGTCCGCCACGGTACCTGATCCGCCTTCGGACGCCGGAGGCGCGACTCGGGCAGCGCGCGTTCGGCTTCGATCCCGAGGACGTCGCGGAGCTCGCTCGAAGGGCTCTTCGCTCGGGCGGGCCTCCCCGGGGGATCGCGTTCCACCTCGGAACCGGAATTCCGAGCTCCGCGCCCTATCGCGCGTCGCTCCGCACCGCCTTGCGGACCGCGCGCGCTCTGCGGGAGATCGGGGCGCCTCCCGCAGTCGTCGACGTCGGCGGAGGCTTCAGCTCGCCGGCGGAAACGCGCTTCGACGACCGCGGCCGGACGCGGCGGGCGGCATGGACCGATCCGGAGAAGATCGTGCGCACCCTCCGCGCCGACGCGCGGCGATCGATCGGAGAGGTGGAGGTCTGGATGGAGCCGGGACGGGCGATCGTCGCCGGGGCGTTCCGGCTCGTCTGCACGGTGCTGCGCGTCCGCGGCGGCCGAGAGGTGTTCGTCGACGCGAGCCGGATGGCGCACGCCTTCTTCGTCGCGCGCGGCTCGCACCCGGTGACGTTCCTTCCGAAGCGTCGCGGCCGCCCGGTCGATCTCGTGATCTCGGGTCCGCTCGGGACGGACCTCGACGTCCTCGTCCGGCGGCTGCGCGGGGTGGCGCCGAAGGAGGGGGACACGGTCGTCTTCGGCGGCGTGGGCGCGTACAACCTGATCGCAGCGAATGAGTGGGCGGGGCCCATTCCTCCGGTGGTCACCGCCTGATCCGGCTTCCCCTCGGAAATCGCGTCGCGGCCACGGACGCGACTCAGTTCCCGTCAGCCTGGAGGCGCGTCGAGGCGAAGCCCGGCGGGAGGGGCGGCCTCCGAAAATGTGAGAAGTCGGTCGGGCCCTTCGCATCGCGGGGGACCCTGCGCGAAGTAACCGAGCGCAGGTCTCGCGATGCGGGAGCGGGAGCGTCGGCGAGGGAGTGGCGGGTTCGCGGTCGAGTCGCTCGTTCGACGAGCCGCGAACCCGTCACGCGCTCCCGTTCTCCGAGCCAGCTCCCGCGACGGATGTATCGCCGCGCCGGCCTACAGGACGAAGGGGATGGGAATCGTCATCCAGGTCTTGACGGGAACCCCGTCCTTCATCGCCGGCCGGAACGTCCACTGGCGGACCGCTTTCTGCGCCGCCTGCGTGAGTCCCATGTTCCCGCCGGCCTCGCGTACCGTGCGGATGTCGGCCACGCGTCCCGCCTCCGTGACGAGAACGGCGAGGACCACGGTGCCGCTGATGTTCATCCGCCGGGCGACGGGAGGGTACTCCGGCTTGACGACGCTCACGATCTGCGGGGGATTGTCGACTTCGGAAATCGACACGAGGTCTCCGCGGCTGACCGTCGGCGCCGCGGGCGGCGGGGCGGCTGCCGTCCCGATCGGAATCGGGGCCGGCCGGAGATTGGCGACCGGCGGAGCCCCCGCCGCCCGGGCGGGCGCCGCCGGGGGAAGGGCGATCGGCTTCGGCGCGGTGACCGATGGCTCGATCGAGGCAGGCACCGGCTTGAGCGAGGCGGCCCGGGCCTGCGCTTCGGCGCGCGCCTGCTTCGTCTTCTGCTGGGTCTCGTACTTCTTGACCTCTTCGTCGAGGCGCCGCGCGACTTCCGACTTGAACTGGTCGGGGGTCATTCCGGTGGTCGGCGGGGCGGGAGCGGGGGCCGGGGCCGCGACCGGAGCGGGGCGCGGCGGGGGCGGAGCCGGTTTCGGTGCCTTGAGACTCAGCAGATAGCCGGAGACGCCGAGGACGGCGATCGCGATCGCGGCGCCGACGACGATCTTGACGACGGGGGACCGCTTCGGCTCGGGCGTCTCGACGGCGGCGACGGGAACGCCGAACCGGGGCGTGACCACGAGGCGCGGCGGCCGCGCGGTCACCGCCGGGCGCGGGTACTTCAGCGCGTCGAACGCGGCTTCCTCGTTGCGCTTCTTCTGCTCTTCGGCGATGTCGCGCTTCAGGAGGTTCGTGAGGAAGAACGCGAAGTTGAACGTCGAGGGGGCGTAGCGGCCCGAGAAGAGGAGCTTGCCGAGCTCGCGGCGGAGCGCGCCCGCCGTCTCGTAGCGCGCGTCGGGAGCTTCCGACAGCGCGACCTTCAGCACGGCGGCGATGTCGGGAGGGATCGCCTCGCCCGACCCGAACATCCTCGCGGAGCCGACGGCATCGGCGGCCCGGGCTTCCGGGGGCGGGGCGCCGGCGAGCAGCGTGAAGAGGATCGCGGCGGTCGAGTAGACGTCGCCGGTCTTCGCCGCCTTTCCCGACGAGCGAACTTCCGGAGCGAGATACGGGTCGAGCAGCTTCTGGATGGCGGGAGTGCGCCGGGACGCGAGCACCCCTTCCGACAGGCCGAAGCCGACGAGTCGCGTCTCGCCTTCGTCGGAGATCTCGACGAATCCCGGCCACACGAGACCGTGCAGGGTGCGCTCGCCGTCGATCAGGCTGTTGTAGGCGTGATCCAGGCCCGTCGCGATCTTCTCGGCGATCAGGAGCGAGTGCTCGGGAGGGATGGGAAACGGCTTGGAGTGCGACGCTTCGAGGAGGGCGTCGAGCGTCCGGCCGCCCGGTTCGCGGTACGCGAGAAAGGCGTCTCCCTCCACCGAGTCGAGCTCGACGTCGCGGGCGATCGTGGGATTCTTCAGGAAATCGTGCACCGCGCCGTTCTGCTCGATCGCGATCAGGACCGGCTCGGAGTCGAGTCCCGCCGCGTCGAAGATCCGGAGACGGAAGAACGCTTGGGCGTCCTCGATCTTTCGCGCGCGATAGACCTTTCCGAGCGCGTCCGTGCCGAGCTTTTCGGTCAGCAGATACGCCCCGAACAACCTCGGGATCAGCTCGTTCTCGGCCATGGGGGGTGGCGCCGGAAGGTAGCACGCGCCCGCCCCCCGGTCAATTCGGCGGTTCCTCCGGCGGCGCGTCCGACGCCGCCGCGTTGGCGCGGCTCTTCTCGATCATCGCGAGATGGTCCGCGTAGGTTCGCGAGAAGTAGTGCCCCCCGTCGCCGCGCGCGACGAAATAGAGATCGCGGCTCGCGGAGGGAGCCACCGCCGCTTCGAGCGCGGCGGCCCCCGGGTTGCAGATCGGCCCGGGAGGGAGCCCTGCGTAGAGGTAGGTGTTGTAGGGCGAGTCGACGTCGAGGTCCGATCGCCGGAGCTTTCCCGTCCATTCGCGGCGCTCCTGCAGCGCGTAGATGACGGTGGGATCGCACTGGAGCCGCATGCCGATCTTCAGGCGGTTCAGGTACACGGCCGCGACGTGCGGCCGCTCCTCGGGAAGGGACGTCTCCTTCTCGACGAGCGACGCCACCGTCACCGCCTGGCGCACGGTCAGGCCGAGCCCTTCCGCGCGCCGGGTGAGCTCCGGCGTGAAATGCCGCCGGAAGTTCTCGACCATCGTGGAGACCACTTCGCGCGTCGGTGTCGATCGCGTGACCACGTAGGTGTCGGGGAAGAGGAACCCCTCGAGGTCGGGCGCGGCGAGCGGCGGCCCCGGAAGCAGGTTCGGCTCGCGCGACGCGCGGCGGAATCCCTGCTCGGTCCCGATCCCCTGCTGGACGAAGAGCGCGAAGCACTCGGCGTTCGTCAGCCCTTCCGGAACGACGACGACGTGCCGGACGACCTCTCCCCGTTCGAGGAGATCGATCGCGCGGTCCAGCGGCTCGCCCGCCGAGAACGAGTACTCCCCCGCGCGAAGAGGGACGCCGTGGCGGAACGTGCGATAGTAGATTTCGGCGAGCAGCGCGTCCCGCGCGATCCCCTTCGCCTGCAGCGTCCGGAAGATCTGGCGCGTCGGCGTTCCGATCGGAAACTCGACGACGACGCGCTCCGCCGAGCCGGGCCGCCGCGGCGAGCGGATCCAGAGATAGCCGATCGCGAGGACGACCGTCGCGAGAAGACCCAGGAGGAAGACGATGCGGCGCCCGCGGTGCCGGATCATCGCTCTCGATCGCCGGCCCGCGCCGAGAGGAAGTCGTCGAGGAGAACCGCCGCCGCGGCGGCATCGATCTCGGCGGACGGATAGCGGTCGGCCGCCGCGCGGGAGGTGAGGTGCTCGTCGACGAACTCGACGGGGAGCGCGAGGGCGTCGGAGAGCTTGCGGGCGAAGGAGCGCACGCGGGGGGCCAGCGCGTTCTCGCGGCCGTCGGCATGATGCGGAAGCCCCACGACGAGCCCCTCCACTTCCTCAGTCCGCGCGAAATCCCCGATTTCCCCGATCGCGGCCCGGTCGCTCGTCCGGAGCACGGTCTTCCGGGGGGTCGCGATCAGGCCGGTCGCGTCGGACGTGGCGAGCCCGATCCGCCGCTCGCCGAAGTCGACCGCGAGGTATCGCACCGAAAAAGAATAGCCGAGAAATCTGGTAAATTGCCCCGCGGAAGGCCCGGCCGCCGCGCGCGCCGGAGAGGGGAATGGCGATCGATCAGGAGACCCGCGAAGCGGGTGTCGCGAAACCGCCGCGAAAATCGCCGGCGGGAACGGAGGCGAAAGAGGCTGCCGGCCGGCGCCCGGCGGGCAAACCCGCGGCGGACGCGTCGGCCCTCCCGGATCCGGAAGTCGCGCGCGAATGGTACCGCGTGATGCAGCTCGGCCGCACGCTCGACGACAAGGCGCCGAACTATCTCAAGCAGGGGCTCGGCTGGAGCTATCACGCGCCGAACGCGGGACACGACGGGATCCAGCTGGCGCTCGGGCTGACGTTCCGACCCGGCCGCGACTACCTGTTCCCTTACTACCGCGATCTCACGACCTGCCTCGCCGCGGGGCTCACGGTCGAGGAAATCCTCTGGAACGGGATGTCGAAGGCGTCGGACGTCGCCTCCGGCGGCCGGCACATGTCGAACCATTTCGCGAAGCCGGAAATCGGAATCCAGAACACGTCGTCGGCGGTCTCGAACCACGCGCAGCACGCCACCGGGCTCGGCCGCGCGGTGAAGGTGTACGGGCGCGACGCGATCGTCTTCTGCTCGGTCGGCGAGTCGTCGACCTCGGAGGGGTACTACTACGAAGCCGTCAACGGCGCGAGCTGCGAACGGCTTCCAGTCGTCTTCGTCGTGCAGGACAACGGCTACGGGATCTCTGTTCCGAAGGCGGAGCAGACCGCCAACGAATATTCCTCCGACAACTTCCGTGGCTTCCGGAACGTCTCCGTGATTCATTGCGACGGGACCGACGCGTTCGACTCCTTCCGCGCGATGCGCGAGGCGGTCGCGTTCGCCGGCGCGGGGCGGGGATGCGCGATCGTGCACGCCGTCTGCGTGCGGATCGGCCCCCATTCGAACTCGGACCGGCAGGAGCTCTACCGCTCCGCCGAGGAGCTCGCGGCGGCCCGCGCGGCGGACCCGCTCCCGAAGCTCCGCCGCCGCCTCCTCGCCGAGGGGCTCGCGACCGAGGAAGAGCTCGCCGCGATCGACGCGGAGAACGCAAAGGCCTACGACGAGGCCGCCGACCGCGCGCGGCAGGCGCCCGATCCCGATCCGGCCTCGATCTTCGAGTTCGTCTCGCCCGATCCCTGGTCCCCGCCGGACGCGGCCGGAGTCCCCGACGGCAGCGGAGACGAGCTGTCCCTGCTCCAGGCGCTCAACACGACGCTGAAGGAAGAGTTCCGCGCCAACCCCGACACCTTCCTGTGGGGGCAGGACGTCGCCAACAAGGAGAAGGGCGGCGTGTTCAACGTCACGAAGGGGATGCAGCAGGAGTTCGGCGGGATCCGGGTCCACAACGCCCCGATCGCGGAGGACTACATCGTCGGGACGGCGAACGGCTTCTCCCGGTTCGACGACAAGATCCGCGTCGTGATCGAGGGGGCGGAATTCGCCGATTACTTCTGGCCCGCCGCCGAGCAGATGGTCGAGATGTCGCACGAATACTGGCGCACGCACGGGAAGTTCTCGCCCAACGTGACGATCCGGCTCGCCTCGGGGGGATACATCGGCGGCGGCCTGTACCACTCGCAGAACATCGAAGGATGGCTGACGACCCTTCCCGGCGTCCGGGTGGTCGTGCCGGCCTTCGCCGACGACGCGGCGGGGCTCCTGCGCACGGCGATCCGCTCGCGCGGCGTGACCGCGTACCTCGAGCCCAAGTTCCTCTACAACCTCCCGGCGGCGCGCGCGAAGGTGCCCTCCGGTTTCGCGGTCCCGTTCGGGAAGGCGCGGACGCGGCGGACCGGGACCGACCTGACGATCGTCGCCTACGGCACGCCGGTCCATTTCGCGCTCGAAGCCGCCGTCGCGCTCGAGAAGGAAGGCAAGAGCGTCGAAGTCCTCGACCTGCGCTCCCTGGTCCCGCTCGACATGGACGCGGTGCTCGCTTCCGTGCGGAAGACGAGCCGCGCGCTCGTCGCGCACGAGGACAAGGTCCACGGCGGATTCGGCGGCGAGATCGCCTCACAGATCCAGCAGCAGGCGTTCCCGTGGCTCGACGCACCCGTCGGCCGCGTCGGCTCGGCGTTCACTCCCGTCGGATTCAGCCGGATTCTCGAGCGCGCGATCCTGCCCAACACCGAAAAGGTCCTCGCGGCCGCCAGGGACGTTCTTTCCTACTAGCCGGCGACGGATTCGATCCAGTCGACGAGGGCCGGCCATACCTCGGTCCGCGACGCTCGCGAGACGACGAGGCCCGCGTGGCCGAAGTCTTCCGAGCAGCCGGTGATCCGTCCGAACTCGGCGAATCGCGCGTTCGGACCGAGCTGTCGCGCGAGCGCGCGGCAGGCCGAGGGCGGCGCGAAGAGACGGTCGCCCGATCCGGCGGCGACGAAGACGGGGAACGGAACCGGATGGAGCGCCGCGAGCAGGTCCGGTCCGCCTTTCCAGCGCCAGGACCCCCGGACGTTCCACCCCATCCACTCCGCCATCACCCCGCCCATCTCGTCCTCGCCTCCGAGCCGGAAGAGCCGTGCGGGAAACCGGCCGAGCCCGCGGGAG
The genomic region above belongs to Thermoanaerobaculia bacterium and contains:
- a CDS encoding class I SAM-dependent methyltransferase, producing MSEYTAIFDARGGHYNLANQRYPLARAEEARAVLEHLELPPAGRAPWLDLAAGGGYLAERARAEGFGSPAFACDASLPFLRESTGYRGRAISQYERLPFGERTFSAAGCLAALHHAEDPAAVAAEMLRVITPGGRAAIGDVAPGSAPAAFLNGFVDRHTDTGHHGRFVPAEHLGAAFASAGGRRVRIEDREVAWHFPSREAAVDFSRELFGVRPGTTDEQIAEGLALVGLAGDAPDVRLPWRMVFVSAER
- a CDS encoding MFS transporter produces the protein MTDSRKRVGAAASLRAAAGSWRIGAVVLQSFSSGLPLGLVWIALPAWLKYRGVDIKTIGLFTLAQAPWTLKFLWAPLMDRYRLPFLGRKRSWMLLFQILLIAGLLGLAREAESPTVPVVAALAIFIAFSSASQDIAIDGYAVEVLEKNELGVAVGGRVALYRVAMLTAGAVAITIGQKFGWPAVFIGLALLYVPLAGVVVASPEPPARIQPPPTLRAAVFDPFVSLFRKPRAPEIIAFILLYKLGDNMATALIRPFLIEKCFSPADVGLATATIGLICIIAGTIFGAALTRRIGIGRALWIFGMLQAVACVGYIAVDRIGAAGLGACAGPASGGAQPFSHRILMYAATALETGCQGMATGALDVFLIRLTQKRFSATQYALFASIFALGRTLAGAPAGILVDAIGWTPFFVATIAASVPGLVMLARFVPPSVREPDFEIEEVHPRGPISAGALAAVAGGIAIVGVGTAVVAAALLDALKAMRGAHPRPFDLPGSLARLLSPATPAGWLAVAEPVILGIFCGLGAAGLLAARRGIRRG
- a CDS encoding fumarylacetoacetate hydrolase family protein, whose translation is MKLVTFERGGTEAIGAVTERGIVAFGLLVPELNVPMLELVRRSAALLPLARSVVAGPVPGRAIVPPEEARLLAPIPRPPSMRDGYAFRQHVETARRNRGLPMIEEFDAFPVFYFTNHQAVIGPGELRVGRRRLELLDFELEIAVVVGREVRNPSVTEADTAIFGYTIMNDFSARALQMEEMKLNLGPAKGKDFATAIGPWLVTIDELAPRLTASPSGNVFHAGMTAEVNGVRVSSGNADQMNWTFAQILERAGDGVTLYPGDVIGSGTVGTGCFLELNGSKITHDQWLRPGDSISLAVEGLGTLSHRIVEDPRC
- a CDS encoding alanine racemase; this translates as MRSATGIPAAPTPFYLYEPERLAADARRWKDAAAGRARLFYPYKTNRHPPVLDFLAREGFGAEINIAADLPDALARGLSGDRLLVQGPAKGAELVDRVIAAGGTLVADGPEDLASILVRAREAGRPPRYLIRLRTPEARLGQRAFGFDPEDVAELARRALRSGGPPRGIAFHLGTGIPSSAPYRASLRTALRTARALREIGAPPAVVDVGGGFSSPAETRFDDRGRTRRAAWTDPEKIVRTLRADARRSIGEVEVWMEPGRAIVAGAFRLVCTVLRVRGGREVFVDASRMAHAFFVARGSHPVTFLPKRRGRPVDLVISGPLGTDLDVLVRRLRGVAPKEGDTVVFGGVGAYNLIAANEWAGPIPPVVTA
- the mltG gene encoding endolytic transglycosylase MltG is translated as MIRHRGRRIVFLLGLLATVVLAIGYLWIRSPRRPGSAERVVVEFPIGTPTRQIFRTLQAKGIARDALLAEIYYRTFRHGVPLRAGEYSFSAGEPLDRAIDLLERGEVVRHVVVVPEGLTNAECFALFVQQGIGTEQGFRRASREPNLLPGPPLAAPDLEGFLFPDTYVVTRSTPTREVVSTMVENFRRHFTPELTRRAEGLGLTVRQAVTVASLVEKETSLPEERPHVAAVYLNRLKIGMRLQCDPTVIYALQERREWTGKLRRSDLDVDSPYNTYLYAGLPPGPICNPGAAALEAAVAPSASRDLYFVARGDGGHYFSRTYADHLAMIEKSRANAAASDAPPEEPPN
- a CDS encoding TonB family protein, with translation MAENELIPRLFGAYLLTEKLGTDALGKVYRARKIEDAQAFFRLRIFDAAGLDSEPVLIAIEQNGAVHDFLKNPTIARDVELDSVEGDAFLAYREPGGRTLDALLEASHSKPFPIPPEHSLLIAEKIATGLDHAYNSLIDGERTLHGLVWPGFVEISDEGETRLVGFGLSEGVLASRRTPAIQKLLDPYLAPEVRSSGKAAKTGDVYSTAAILFTLLAGAPPPEARAADAVGSARMFGSGEAIPPDIAAVLKVALSEAPDARYETAGALRRELGKLLFSGRYAPSTFNFAFFLTNLLKRDIAEEQKKRNEEAAFDALKYPRPAVTARPPRLVVTPRFGVPVAAVETPEPKRSPVVKIVVGAAIAIAVLGVSGYLLSLKAPKPAPPPPRPAPVAAPAPAPAPPTTGMTPDQFKSEVARRLDEEVKKYETQQKTKQARAEAQARAASLKPVPASIEPSVTAPKPIALPPAAPARAAGAPPVANLRPAPIPIGTAAAPPPAAPTVSRGDLVSISEVDNPPQIVSVVKPEYPPVARRMNISGTVVLAVLVTEAGRVADIRTVREAGGNMGLTQAAQKAVRQWTFRPAMKDGVPVKTWMTIPIPFVL
- the ruvX gene encoding Holliday junction resolvase RuvX, which translates into the protein MRYLAVDFGERRIGLATSDATGLIATPRKTVLRTSDRAAIGEIGDFARTEEVEGLVVGLPHHADGRENALAPRVRSFARKLSDALALPVEFVDEHLTSRAAADRYPSAEIDAAAAAVLLDDFLSARAGDRER
- a CDS encoding fatty acid--CoA ligase family protein; the protein is MSPPSAEGTAATLLEALASAARRAPSKTALRRGADALTYDGLLREIDERAARISARKGWIALDASDPVAFVAGLFAARAAGRGAIAHGAQVPALLRERREALLAGWRAAEGVEATVFFSSGSVGDGRAIPLGDRPLLAAATGYPRPPEIVETDRVAVGVSTAHVFGLVRGTLHPLILGAEVVFFSPRRDPLAEAEALGATVALLAGPHVKLAARSSRRTRLRAVFSGGGSIPEEAVAAVEQRRGVPVRLGYGLTESAGLGSRQRLSERRRPGTSGRPAAGLAVSIVDPETGADLPPGETGEIRLAGDSVFSGYAGPSAADPFDGRGRLATGDLGYFDDQGELVVRGRREFSLVIQGRTVCAEEIEMAIAEHPSVSDVAVSPDDDGFAVLFVPNENEPGGVETVREFVQLRLPAFARPRKVVSVESLPRNSSGKLDRRIVSSWLA
- a CDS encoding DinB family protein translates to MLIRDDLADLYAYNAWANDRMIASVETLSEEEYARVLGGGWPSVADTLAHLASATRAWDERFAGRSPERLLTAADLPRREEAVAMLRAADTTLAERVRESSAADREKILAYTNLQGKTKRVPVWAVFRHAVNHASYHRGQIASMVRMLGKEPKATDLVFWAIVNTSPE